Proteins from one Acidobacteriota bacterium genomic window:
- a CDS encoding NADH:flavin oxidoreductase/NADH oxidase, with protein MALLFEPLRLRDVTFRNRIFVSPMCMYSAGDGVPNDWHLVHLGSRAVGGAALVIAEATGVSPEGRISPGDTGLWNGAQVDAFRRIAAFVSARGAVPAIQLAHAGRKASTHLPWKGGGALAAGDGAWTTLAPSAIPFDAGYPAPCEMAPADMDRVTDEFAAAARRAVDAGFGAVEVHAAHGYLLHEFLSPLSNRRTDGFGGPLENRMRFPLRVVGAVRAAFPADRPVFVRISATDWADGGWDLDESIVFARCLRELGVDLVDCSSGGLVPHAKVAVGPGYQVPFAEAIRREAGIPTGAVGMITEPKQAEEILADGKADAIVMARAFLRDPYWPLHAAKELGAEIEWPAPYRRAKA; from the coding sequence ATGGCCCTCCTCTTCGAGCCCCTCCGCCTGCGCGACGTCACGTTCCGGAACCGGATCTTCGTCTCGCCCATGTGCATGTATTCAGCCGGGGACGGCGTGCCGAACGACTGGCACCTCGTGCACCTCGGCAGCCGCGCGGTGGGCGGCGCCGCGCTCGTGATCGCCGAGGCGACGGGCGTCTCGCCCGAGGGCCGCATCTCGCCGGGAGACACGGGGCTCTGGAACGGCGCGCAGGTGGACGCCTTCCGCCGCATCGCCGCTTTCGTCTCGGCTCGGGGCGCCGTGCCCGCGATCCAGCTCGCACACGCGGGACGCAAGGCGTCGACGCACCTGCCCTGGAAGGGCGGGGGTGCGCTCGCGGCCGGCGACGGCGCGTGGACGACGCTCGCCCCGAGCGCGATTCCGTTCGACGCCGGGTATCCGGCGCCGTGCGAGATGGCGCCCGCCGACATGGACCGCGTGACGGACGAGTTCGCCGCTGCCGCGCGCCGCGCCGTGGACGCGGGTTTCGGCGCCGTGGAGGTCCACGCCGCGCACGGCTACCTCCTGCACGAGTTCCTGTCCCCGCTCTCCAACCGGCGAACGGACGGATTCGGCGGCCCACTCGAAAACCGCATGCGCTTTCCGTTGCGCGTCGTCGGCGCCGTGCGGGCCGCCTTTCCCGCTGACCGCCCCGTCTTCGTCCGCATCTCGGCGACGGACTGGGCCGACGGCGGCTGGGACCTCGACGAGTCGATCGTATTCGCGCGGTGCCTGAGGGAGCTGGGTGTCGACCTCGTCGACTGCTCGAGCGGCGGCCTCGTTCCGCACGCGAAAGTGGCTGTCGGGCCCGGCTACCAGGTCCCGTTCGCAGAGGCGATCCGGCGCGAGGCGGGGATCCCCACGGGAGCCGTCGGAATGATCACGGAGCCGAAACAGGCCGAGGAAATCCTCGCGGACGGCAAGGCCGACGCGATCGTCATGGCGCGGGCGTTCCTGCGCGACCCCTACTGGCCCCTTCACGCGGCGAAGGAACTCGGCGCGGAGATCGAGTGGCCGGCCCCATACCGGCGCGCGAAGGCGTGA
- a CDS encoding efflux RND transporter permease subunit, producing the protein MNISELFIRRPVATTLVMLGILFFGIVGYRLLPVSDLPNVDFPTIQVTAALPGASPETMAAAVATPLEKQFTTIAGLDNMTSASILGVTQITLQFSLSRSLDAAAQDVQAAIGAASRQLPPGMPTPPTYQKVNPADQPVLFLALTTPTLPLPVLNEYAETMMAQRISTVAGVAQVQIYGAQKYAVRVQLDPRALAYRGIGIDEVSASVASANVNIPTGTLWGPNTAYTVQATGQLTEAAQYGPLIVAYRNGSPVRVKDIGRALDGTENDKTAAWYIDSTGSPRGIVLAVQKQPGQNTVEVVTEIRKLLPQFESALPGSAKLNILFDRSQSIRESVADVKFTLLLTLALVVLVIFLFLRNLSATVIPSLALPLSIAGTFAAMYVLDYSMDNLSLMALTLSVGFVVDDAIVVLENIVRHLEMGEPPFEAALNGTKEIGFTILSMTISLAAVFIPLLFMGGIIGRLFREFAVTIAVAILVSGFVSLTLTPMLCARYLRAHSKEERHGRLYQASERVFDSSLAFYERGLRWALAHQRATMVFSAAILLATVWLFARIPKGFLPSDDISQIFAPTEAAQGISFESMAAHQKAVAAVVAEDPAIAGFMSSCGNRGNDTRGGNQGMMFIRLKPRAERGPVEPIVQRLRVKLAQVPGIRVYPQVLPPIRLGGTLTRAQYQFTLQAPDTKVLYAAAPALEEKLRAFRGLQDLNSDLQLKNPTAYLTIDRDRAAALGVTPESLENALYTAYGSRQISTIYAPNNQYQVIMELLPEFQRDPSAFQLLYVRSKKGELVPLSAITHLERTVGPLAVNHAGQLPAVTLSFNLAPGVSLGDAVAEINKIARATLPASVQTSFQGTAQAFESSQKGLGLLLLVAILVIYMVLGILYEDFFHPITILSALPFAGFGALLTLLIFKTELSIYAFVGVILLVGLVKKNGIMMVDFAVEARRAGKGAQEAIYEACVVRFRPIMMTTMAALMGTLPIALGFGAGAESRRPLGLAVVGGLLFSQLITLYVTPVFYVYMDRLKGWIERRRHAGVTVDAPASAGG; encoded by the coding sequence TTGAACATCTCGGAACTGTTCATCCGCCGGCCCGTCGCGACGACGCTCGTGATGCTCGGGATCCTGTTCTTCGGGATCGTCGGCTACCGCCTGCTCCCGGTATCGGACCTTCCGAACGTCGACTTCCCGACGATCCAGGTGACGGCCGCCCTTCCGGGCGCGAGCCCGGAGACGATGGCGGCCGCCGTCGCGACGCCGCTCGAGAAGCAGTTCACGACGATCGCCGGCCTCGACAACATGACGTCCGCGAGCATCCTCGGCGTCACGCAGATCACCCTCCAGTTCAGCCTCAGCCGCAGCCTCGACGCGGCCGCACAGGACGTCCAGGCCGCGATCGGCGCCGCCTCGCGTCAGCTGCCGCCGGGAATGCCGACGCCGCCCACGTACCAGAAGGTGAACCCCGCCGACCAGCCGGTCCTCTTCCTCGCCCTCACGACGCCGACGCTCCCGCTCCCGGTCCTGAACGAGTACGCCGAGACGATGATGGCCCAGCGCATCTCGACCGTCGCCGGCGTGGCGCAAGTGCAGATCTACGGCGCGCAGAAGTACGCGGTCCGCGTCCAGCTCGACCCCCGCGCGCTCGCGTACCGCGGGATCGGCATCGACGAGGTCTCGGCCTCGGTGGCTTCGGCGAACGTGAACATCCCCACCGGGACGCTCTGGGGCCCGAACACGGCCTACACCGTCCAGGCCACGGGTCAGCTCACGGAGGCGGCGCAGTACGGGCCCCTCATCGTCGCCTACCGCAACGGCTCGCCCGTGCGCGTGAAGGACATCGGCCGCGCGCTCGACGGCACCGAAAACGACAAGACGGCCGCGTGGTACATCGACAGCACCGGCTCGCCCCGCGGGATCGTCCTCGCGGTCCAGAAGCAGCCCGGCCAGAACACGGTCGAGGTCGTCACGGAGATCAGGAAGCTCCTTCCGCAGTTCGAGTCGGCGCTGCCGGGCTCGGCGAAGCTGAACATCCTCTTCGACCGGTCGCAGTCCATCCGCGAGTCCGTCGCGGACGTGAAGTTCACGCTCCTGCTCACGCTCGCGCTCGTCGTCCTCGTGATCTTCCTGTTCCTCCGGAACCTCTCGGCGACGGTCATCCCGTCGCTCGCGCTCCCCCTCTCGATCGCCGGCACGTTCGCGGCGATGTACGTCCTCGACTACAGCATGGACAACCTCTCACTGATGGCCCTGACGCTGTCGGTGGGCTTCGTCGTGGACGACGCGATCGTCGTCCTCGAGAACATCGTCCGCCATCTCGAGATGGGAGAGCCGCCGTTCGAAGCCGCCCTCAACGGCACGAAGGAGATCGGCTTCACCATCCTCTCCATGACCATCTCGCTCGCGGCCGTCTTCATCCCGCTCCTCTTCATGGGCGGAATCATCGGGCGCCTTTTCCGCGAGTTCGCGGTGACGATTGCCGTCGCGATCCTCGTCTCGGGCTTCGTCTCGCTGACGCTCACGCCCATGCTCTGCGCGCGATACCTGCGCGCCCACTCGAAGGAGGAGCGGCACGGCCGGCTGTACCAGGCATCCGAGCGCGTGTTCGACTCCTCGCTCGCGTTCTACGAGCGGGGTCTGCGCTGGGCCCTCGCCCACCAGCGCGCGACGATGGTCTTTTCGGCCGCCATCCTCCTCGCGACCGTGTGGCTCTTCGCGCGGATCCCGAAGGGCTTCCTCCCGTCCGACGACATCTCGCAGATCTTCGCGCCCACGGAGGCCGCGCAGGGCATCTCGTTCGAGTCCATGGCGGCGCACCAGAAGGCCGTGGCCGCCGTCGTGGCCGAGGACCCCGCGATCGCCGGCTTCATGTCGAGCTGCGGAAACCGCGGCAACGACACGCGCGGCGGGAATCAGGGGATGATGTTCATCCGGCTCAAGCCGCGCGCGGAGCGCGGGCCCGTGGAGCCGATCGTCCAGCGGCTGCGGGTCAAGCTCGCGCAGGTCCCGGGCATCCGCGTCTACCCGCAGGTGCTCCCGCCGATCCGCCTCGGGGGCACGCTCACGCGGGCTCAGTACCAGTTCACGCTGCAGGCCCCCGACACGAAGGTCCTTTACGCCGCCGCGCCGGCGCTGGAGGAAAAGCTCCGGGCGTTCCGCGGGCTCCAGGACCTCAACAGCGACCTCCAGCTCAAGAACCCGACCGCGTACCTCACGATCGACCGGGACCGCGCCGCCGCCCTCGGCGTGACGCCCGAGTCGCTCGAGAACGCGCTCTACACCGCCTACGGCTCGCGGCAGATCTCCACGATCTACGCGCCGAACAACCAGTACCAGGTCATCATGGAGCTCCTCCCGGAGTTCCAGCGCGACCCCTCCGCGTTCCAGCTCCTCTACGTGCGCTCCAAGAAGGGCGAACTCGTCCCGCTCTCGGCGATCACCCACCTCGAGCGGACGGTCGGCCCGCTCGCCGTGAACCACGCGGGCCAGCTGCCCGCCGTCACGCTCTCGTTCAACCTCGCGCCGGGCGTCTCGCTCGGCGACGCCGTCGCCGAGATCAACAAGATCGCTCGCGCGACGCTGCCCGCGTCCGTCCAAACGAGCTTCCAGGGCACCGCGCAGGCGTTCGAATCCTCGCAGAAGGGGCTTGGGCTCCTCCTTCTCGTCGCGATCCTCGTGATCTACATGGTCCTCGGCATCCTCTACGAGGACTTCTTCCATCCGATCACGATCCTCTCCGCGCTCCCGTTCGCCGGCTTCGGCGCACTCCTGACGCTCCTCATCTTCAAGACGGAGCTGTCGATCTACGCCTTCGTAGGCGTGATCCTGCTCGTCGGCCTCGTGAAGAAGAACGGAATCATGATGGTCGACTTCGCCGTCGAGGCGCGGCGTGCGGGCAAGGGCGCCCAGGAGGCGATCTACGAGGCCTGCGTCGTCCGGTTCAGGCCGATCATGATGACGACGATGGCGGCGCTCATGGGCACGCTCCCGATCGCGCTGGGGTTCGGCGCGGGCGCCGAATCCCGCCGGCCGCTCGGCCTCGCCGTCGTCGGCGGCCTTCTCTTCTCCCAGCTGATCACGCTCTACGTCACGCCGGTGTTCTACGTGTACATGGACCGGCTGAAAGGCTGGATCGAGCGGCGGCGGCACGCCGGCGTGACCGTCGACGCTCCGGCGTCGGCGGGAGGCTGA
- a CDS encoding efflux RND transporter periplasmic adaptor subunit: MRRIVSALLLAAALGGCTRAERKASGPPAVPVTAAAVESMDVPLEVTAVGHVDPYSNVAVRTRVGGEVTKVAFREGQDVKSGELLFELDRRPYQAALAEAEANLERDRARAREADENLKRYAELVKKDYVTKEQFSQATANADALRATVKGDEAALETARLNVAYCTIAAPISGRTGGLLVHPGNLVKANDDRALVVINQVEPIYVTFAVPEAALADVKKRAASGTLKVSALPNSPGAVASEGDLTFIDNTVDATTGTINLRATFPNRERALWPGQFTNVSLVLATDSGATVAPNTAVQPGQAGSLVWVIKADDTVEARPVTVRRVFKQWSVIEKGLAPGERVVTDGQLRLAPGAKVTIKKAG; the protein is encoded by the coding sequence ATGAGACGGATCGTCTCCGCCCTCCTCCTCGCCGCCGCGCTCGGCGGCTGCACGCGCGCCGAGCGCAAGGCGTCCGGACCGCCGGCCGTCCCCGTGACGGCCGCGGCCGTCGAGAGCATGGACGTCCCGCTCGAGGTGACGGCCGTCGGGCACGTGGACCCCTACTCGAACGTGGCGGTGCGGACGCGCGTCGGCGGCGAGGTCACGAAGGTGGCGTTCCGGGAGGGCCAGGACGTGAAGTCGGGCGAACTCCTCTTCGAGCTCGACCGCCGTCCCTACCAGGCCGCGCTCGCCGAGGCCGAAGCGAATCTCGAGCGCGACCGCGCGCGGGCCCGCGAGGCGGACGAAAACCTCAAGCGCTACGCCGAACTCGTCAAGAAGGACTACGTCACGAAGGAGCAGTTCTCGCAGGCGACCGCGAACGCCGACGCGCTCCGCGCGACGGTCAAGGGCGACGAGGCGGCGCTCGAGACGGCGCGCCTGAACGTCGCGTACTGCACGATCGCGGCTCCGATCTCGGGCCGGACGGGCGGGCTTCTCGTCCACCCCGGCAACCTCGTCAAGGCAAACGACGACCGCGCGCTCGTCGTCATCAACCAGGTCGAGCCCATCTACGTGACGTTCGCGGTGCCGGAGGCGGCGCTCGCGGACGTCAAGAAGCGGGCCGCCTCGGGCACGCTCAAGGTCTCCGCGCTCCCGAACAGCCCCGGGGCCGTCGCCTCCGAAGGCGACCTCACGTTCATCGACAACACCGTGGACGCGACGACGGGCACGATCAACCTCAGGGCCACGTTCCCGAACCGCGAGCGCGCGCTCTGGCCCGGCCAGTTCACGAACGTGTCGCTCGTCCTCGCGACGGACTCCGGAGCGACGGTCGCGCCGAACACCGCGGTGCAGCCGGGCCAGGCGGGTTCGCTCGTCTGGGTCATCAAGGCCGACGACACGGTCGAGGCGCGGCCCGTGACGGTGCGGCGCGTCTTCAAGCAGTGGTCCGTCATCGAGAAAGGCCTCGCCCCCGGAGAGCGCGTCGTCACGGACGGCCAGCTGCGCCTCGCGCCCGGCGCGAAAGTCACGATCAAGAAGGCGGGCTGA
- a CDS encoding TolC family protein, with translation MPRTPPLFAALLAAAVCGACASTPDTPKAPETRWAPPANAIPPAPTPPPPPPEASPERLANRTISLYEAIDVALANSPVTRQSWFLTQSASADVGSRRSAYYPAVEVDFSGTRQKQSSLGGSVTALSTTYAPSVSLNWLILDLGGRAADVEETKRRLLAANFIHNAAMNDLILGVAQAYYLYEGARALLVAQDASLKQARENYAAAEERHRAGVATIADVLQARTVVSQQKLAYDQVSGQIQTFRGQLATTLGVPVNLPVEAADLPADVHEDAAVASVDRLIAEAEKSRPELAAVRARAQAAQARVTSARSAGLPTLSASAFAGRNYYDFLGESVPYTTNYSLGFFLRVPLFTGFKTVYDTRSAEAAARAADAGAETYAQQVIFQVWNSYFGVQTAAQQVRASKDLLASAKESAEVARGRYREGVGSILDLLTAESALANALAQDVRSRAGFLLAVAQLAHDTGSADTALIPVPARKESE, from the coding sequence GTGCCGCGGACGCCCCCTCTCTTCGCCGCTCTCCTCGCGGCAGCCGTGTGCGGCGCGTGTGCGTCCACACCGGACACGCCGAAGGCGCCCGAGACGCGCTGGGCGCCGCCAGCGAACGCAATTCCGCCCGCCCCGACGCCTCCGCCGCCGCCCCCCGAAGCGTCGCCGGAGAGGCTCGCGAACCGCACGATCTCCCTTTACGAGGCGATCGACGTCGCGCTCGCGAACAGCCCCGTGACGCGCCAGAGCTGGTTCCTCACGCAGTCCGCGTCCGCCGACGTCGGGAGCCGCCGATCGGCGTACTACCCCGCCGTGGAGGTGGACTTCTCGGGCACCCGGCAGAAGCAGAGCTCCCTCGGCGGCTCCGTCACGGCGCTCTCGACGACGTATGCGCCGTCCGTGAGCCTCAACTGGCTCATTCTCGACCTCGGGGGACGCGCCGCGGACGTCGAGGAGACGAAGCGGCGGCTCCTCGCGGCGAACTTCATCCACAACGCCGCCATGAACGACCTGATTCTCGGGGTCGCACAGGCGTACTACCTGTACGAGGGGGCCCGCGCGCTCCTCGTGGCCCAGGACGCGAGCCTCAAGCAGGCGCGCGAGAACTATGCGGCCGCCGAGGAGCGCCACCGCGCCGGCGTCGCGACGATCGCGGACGTCCTCCAGGCCCGTACGGTCGTCTCGCAGCAGAAGCTCGCCTACGACCAGGTGAGCGGCCAGATCCAGACGTTCCGGGGCCAGCTCGCGACGACCCTCGGCGTGCCCGTGAACCTGCCCGTCGAGGCCGCCGACCTGCCCGCCGACGTGCACGAGGACGCCGCGGTCGCGTCCGTCGACCGCCTCATCGCGGAAGCCGAGAAGAGCCGCCCCGAGCTCGCCGCCGTGCGCGCCCGGGCCCAGGCCGCGCAGGCCCGCGTGACGTCCGCCCGGTCGGCCGGCCTTCCGACCCTCTCGGCGTCGGCTTTCGCCGGCCGCAACTACTACGACTTCCTCGGCGAGAGCGTCCCGTACACCACGAACTACTCGCTCGGCTTTTTCCTGCGCGTCCCGCTCTTCACCGGATTCAAGACCGTGTACGACACGCGGAGCGCCGAGGCGGCCGCGCGCGCTGCGGACGCCGGCGCCGAGACGTACGCGCAGCAGGTGATCTTCCAGGTATGGAACAGCTACTTCGGGGTCCAGACGGCCGCGCAGCAGGTGCGCGCCTCGAAGGACCTCCTCGCGAGCGCAAAGGAGTCCGCGGAGGTTGCGCGCGGGCGCTACCGCGAAGGCGTCGGTTCGATCCTCGACCTCCTCACCGCCGAGAGCGCCCTCGCCAACGCCCTCGCTCAGGACGTGAGAAGCCGCGCCGGGTTCCTCCTCGCCGTGGCCCAGCTCGCACACGACACGGGAAGCGCCGACACCGCGCTCATCCCCGTTCCCGCAAGGAAGGAGTCCGAATGA
- a CDS encoding CRTAC1 family protein, with amino-acid sequence MRRLLPAALAAALLAAGCGATGPMPTLEDYSRGVSRPVREIGEYFFESEEGSSAAPESLGNGEGAGPLVELSRRWRRACASQCTSAIRIIDLQKKSSSALSLRLEVRLEGKREPLRVGSLALFDLDFELPAVSATWTLRASRAVGGPADVQKGMPHLFEEAVARGLGVTNETLDPVEATNICMPATHHHPGVLLVDVDGDGAVDVIVPGKRPRLFLNDGLGRFRDATAGSGLDLLPDMEASGGVAADVDGDGLPDLFLTNHASPCRMLKNLGHGRFRDVTAAWGLAGLSAPYTSAVFFDADRDGRVDLFVACYGDARTTGPSYRGLNGVGDRFFRNVVRDGHPFFVDETAASGLGDTGWGFAASACDADDDGDDDLYVANDFGVNSFFENRSTPGRPRFVNVAKTAGVEDEGYGMGCTWGDFDGDGRWDLHVTDYWTPFQWILRDSRWPMPALPGSFLARPWMAKIMTRRTRGDGLFRNLGGMTFERASERAGVADGGWAWGTEFVDLDGKGREDLLVVNGMFRATTGKDDEIGFWNAMGREGVNFHDGVWGGIDFGANGMASHTPKKLFWNRGDGTFEERSFVEGFDTREDTRGLAYADLDGDGAPEVVVACFRGPLLVYANRWGGDGGGRVVVRLSMPSGFNRDALGAVVRLYAGGRVQLREVRAGSSFMSQSSHDLLFGVGADAMADRVEIRWPDGRRDTLTDVPAGTRVTLVEGREEKRDLLRK; translated from the coding sequence GTGCGTCGCCTCCTTCCCGCCGCCCTCGCCGCCGCGCTTCTCGCGGCCGGCTGCGGCGCGACGGGGCCGATGCCCACGCTGGAGGACTACTCCCGCGGCGTTTCGCGTCCCGTCCGGGAGATCGGAGAATATTTCTTCGAAAGTGAAGAGGGCTCGAGCGCCGCTCCGGAAAGCCTCGGAAACGGCGAGGGCGCGGGGCCGCTGGTCGAGTTGTCACGCCGGTGGCGGCGCGCCTGCGCCAGTCAATGCACCTCGGCGATCAGGATCATCGACCTTCAGAAGAAGTCCTCTTCGGCCCTCTCCCTGCGCCTCGAAGTCCGCCTGGAAGGGAAGCGGGAGCCGCTTCGCGTCGGAAGCCTTGCGCTCTTCGACCTCGATTTCGAACTCCCGGCCGTATCGGCGACCTGGACCCTCCGGGCCTCTCGTGCCGTGGGCGGTCCCGCGGACGTCCAGAAGGGCATGCCGCACCTCTTCGAGGAGGCTGTCGCGCGCGGCCTCGGCGTCACGAACGAGACGCTCGACCCCGTCGAGGCCACGAACATCTGCATGCCCGCGACGCACCACCACCCCGGCGTGCTGCTCGTGGACGTCGACGGGGACGGGGCCGTCGACGTGATCGTGCCCGGAAAGCGCCCGCGCCTCTTCCTCAACGACGGACTTGGCCGATTCCGCGACGCGACCGCCGGTTCGGGGCTCGACCTCCTGCCCGACATGGAGGCGTCGGGAGGCGTCGCGGCGGACGTGGACGGCGACGGCCTGCCCGACCTGTTCCTCACGAACCACGCTTCGCCCTGCCGCATGCTCAAAAACCTCGGACACGGCAGGTTCCGCGACGTCACGGCCGCGTGGGGGCTCGCGGGCCTGTCGGCGCCGTACACGTCCGCGGTCTTCTTCGACGCGGACCGCGACGGCCGCGTGGACCTGTTCGTCGCGTGTTACGGCGACGCGCGGACGACGGGGCCCTCGTACCGCGGGCTCAACGGCGTCGGCGACCGATTCTTCCGGAACGTGGTCCGGGACGGCCACCCCTTCTTCGTGGACGAGACGGCCGCCTCCGGTCTCGGCGATACGGGCTGGGGATTCGCAGCCTCGGCCTGCGACGCGGACGACGACGGGGACGACGACCTTTACGTCGCGAACGATTTCGGAGTCAACTCGTTCTTCGAGAACCGTTCGACGCCGGGCCGTCCGCGCTTCGTGAACGTCGCGAAGACCGCAGGCGTCGAGGACGAGGGCTACGGCATGGGCTGCACGTGGGGCGACTTCGACGGCGACGGGCGGTGGGACCTCCACGTCACGGACTACTGGACGCCCTTCCAGTGGATCCTGCGCGACTCGCGCTGGCCGATGCCGGCGCTCCCGGGCTCGTTCCTCGCGCGGCCGTGGATGGCGAAGATCATGACGCGCCGGACGCGCGGAGACGGCCTTTTCCGAAATCTGGGCGGGATGACGTTCGAGAGGGCTTCCGAGCGCGCGGGGGTCGCGGACGGCGGCTGGGCGTGGGGCACGGAGTTCGTCGATCTCGACGGCAAGGGCCGCGAGGACCTCCTCGTCGTGAACGGGATGTTCCGCGCGACGACAGGCAAGGACGACGAGATCGGGTTCTGGAACGCGATGGGCCGCGAGGGCGTGAACTTCCACGACGGCGTCTGGGGCGGGATCGACTTCGGCGCGAACGGCATGGCGTCGCACACGCCGAAGAAACTGTTCTGGAACCGCGGCGACGGGACCTTCGAGGAGCGGTCGTTCGTCGAGGGATTCGACACGCGCGAGGACACGCGCGGCCTCGCCTACGCGGACCTCGACGGCGACGGCGCACCCGAGGTCGTCGTCGCGTGCTTCCGCGGCCCGCTGCTCGTGTACGCGAATCGCTGGGGCGGGGACGGCGGCGGGCGCGTCGTCGTGCGCCTCTCGATGCCGTCCGGATTCAACCGGGACGCCCTCGGGGCGGTCGTCCGGCTCTACGCCGGCGGCAGGGTCCAGCTGCGCGAGGTCCGCGCGGGCTCGTCGTTCATGTCGCAGTCCTCGCACGACCTCCTCTTCGGCGTCGGGGCGGACGCAATGGCCGACCGCGTCGAGATCCGCTGGCCGGACGGCCGCCGCGACACGCTCACGGACGTGCCGGCCGGCACGAGGGTGACGCTGGTTGAGGGGAGAGAAGAGAAGAGAGATCTGCTTAGAAAGTGA